The Branchiostoma floridae strain S238N-H82 chromosome 12, Bfl_VNyyK, whole genome shotgun sequence genome segment GTAACATGGAAATAGTTAAGATTAATTTGGTCTTATCGATATATAATGGTGTATCCTTCCCTGAAAAGGAGCTTTAATACATCTCTTACCCGTTAAACTAGTAACGTTTTCTACGTTAATTTGACATTGTCTATGTAGTAaaatgtagaacatctcgaCGTACTGGCAATGCATTTAAACGGTTCATTATTAACACTAGTATTCTATGTAATGTATAAACAATTGGGTGCTCCTTGTGGTGATAATTCTAGATGTGTAGATGCttaatttctaaaatcagcCCTAAAGTATCTTTCTATTTTAGAAAATCTACATCCCTACAGACATTAAGATGGTGGTACGTACCCTCGTTATCTGGCACCATCTCCAGAGTCTCTGTGGACCCAGGGAAGATGGAGATGGAGTCCCGGGTCTGTCCGTGGTACTGGAAGGTCAGACCGTGGAACGCCAAGGTGTGGATGTCAACCTCGGTCCCCAGACCCATGACGTACCACGTGACGTTGTCGTTCGTGCACATGCTCAGACCGGGGAGGTTGGCGTACATGTATCCGTTGATGCCTGGTGAGAGAGGTTTTAAGGTTTTAATCATGCAATTCTAATAAAGATAACACCTTAAGCTGAAATACGTGGTGATTTCCCAGGTTTTCTAGACTCATTTTAAAGCATAATTAAAGCTACGCCTGCTATGCCTGCTATGCCAGTTGACGTAGCTGGTATTTTAACTTCCCGAGTTACAGACATCCAATGACACATTACAGAGATATCTATAGAATTCTTGGCAAACAGACATATCATATATTATTAGGCTGTATCTCAGCACTCAAACTCACCATGCATAAGATTTGACTCTGCAAAGTCTTCATCCTCTGTATCGCCAACAGTTCCAGACTCTGTGAAGTTCGCAATGTTGTCCTCCAGGTACCAACTTTGGTTCTCGTCGTAGACAGCAAGCATCAGGAAGAACTCTCGACTGGAGCTGACATCAAGCTGAAAAATAGCAACAGTGACAATCTGCTCACTCTTGGGGTATCACCAAAAATGTAAAGTTTTCTTTAAACCTTCGATAGGTAACGATAGTTAAGAAAAAGTTGGTCCTCGGTCAATCTTCTTACCCGCTTTCCTTCGCTGTCCAGAGTCCCTGCCTTACAAACGACCAGAGGCCCGACCAGTCCGGAGTAGGCATCCTTGACCAAGCTGACCCCTGACCGGTACAGGTTCACTAGACACGCAGGGTCTCGCTCTGTTGGCGCCACGGACGGAGGGACAGTCCACACATAGGTGAAGGTTCCACCGGGCTCCACACCCCCACCTGCTGTCTTGTTATCTAAAGAAAATAGATATCAAATTCTCTGTCTAACAATACAccacgatttaaaaaaaaaaacaagcaagcaCAAGCAAGTGTCAAACTGCACTGACAACAGTAGTGGGGCATCACTACTTACCACTTCCATAAGAAGACCCTTCGTTTGACTTGTTGTAGAAAACGCCATGTGGCTCTATGCTGTACGGCCTGTCCGCCATGTTTTTGAACGTCACCCTGATGGTGTCCCCGACCTCTGACCTGATGACCGGTCCCAGCATGCCTAGGTGCTGCTCCTCCTGAGTGCGGTTCTTGCGCACCGTGAAAGTGGCGTCGGTGTATTCCCTGTAGAGAGCTTTCTTGTACTTCCCTCCGATACGCTCTGGCCCTTGTTCGAAGAATACCACCGAGTCGCTGGCGACATAGAACATTGCAATAGATAGTGTTAGAATTAGAATACTCACTGACCGGTAAAAAGTTACAATAGACAGTGCCCAAAGTGAAAGAAGTCATCTTCATCAATGCACGTAAATCTTTGCAAGATTTATAGGACAGGGGCTCATGCCTGCTTCCATTTTGATATCATTACTGCTTTTAATTCAAAACTATTACCTGCCGTCTTTGAGAAGACTCCCTCCCTcgaagtggtttatgcctgaAGGTGCGTAGTCCCAGGTCACCATCTCTGCTGCGATGTAGTAATGGCGGACAGTCCCCTCCAGAGTTTCTTCTGGCATGACGTTACCGCAGCCGCTAACGTTGTATAGGGCCTGCATTCCAGCTAAAACACGgagccacatacatgtattaacataATGTTTTTGTAACTTTGACGATTAAAGATGtccaaaatgatgatgatgatacacatATCGAAAGGAAATAAAATGATGTGCTAGTaagttttattttatatttttatcaattcattcattttgaaaTAGAACATTTTGGGACAATATTGctaccctggtatccagccgtatcatggctcccgagtctcttctgtcctctccgcaaatttCCTACGGCTCAGGACATCAGGCTACAATGTTGCCTGATCTGttaaaacacacatatacaacaCCATACAGAGAGTATATTTTCATTCGTGCATTGAGACCCTCACCCAAAAAGTGATCTCCAACCTGACAGCTGACCATCCACTCTCCTACATTCCGTGGCTCCATGACAACAGTCGCAAAAGATGCTGGGAATATCCCTGCTGTGTCCGTTCTGTAAAGATGTGACAAAATTTTTAAGTTTCAAACATGTTCATGTAAATTGCCATATATGATCAGTTTTAAAGTGCTTCTTGCTAACGATCACGACAAGACGATGATAAAAATTGATCAGACATTTTGTTGATCTACCTGTGAAATTGGACGCTGACTTCGTGACCCCGGAAGTGAATGGTGTGGATGTCAACCTCTCCGCCCCTCCCCACCAGGTGCCACGTGACGTTCTCTCCCACACACATGTCCAGGCCGGGCAGGTTTCCGTACAGATAGCCGTTTATGCCGTGCATCAAGTTACTCTCCTGGGAAATGGACAACAATGATATTCAATTGGCAATCGTTCATGCTTCTAGCAGCCCTTTCACTGGTCAGGCCCATAGAACCTTGATACCCAACTTCGCCAAGCCAGGAGAGTTGTCAACATCCTTGTTTATTCATACATATGTGATAACATGGACCAATTATCATAAGACTGAGATCTGTCTGTTGGAAGCTGTGGTGCCTGCTTTAAAATTAACCACTGACAGTGATAGATTGTGTTACACCGCCTTCAGTATATTTGTGCAAATCTGGGATCGATCAAGTGTTAGTGATCACATATATCTTTCAAAATTACGTTACAGGATGTTTATGGCTCCCAATAACTTTGAATACCTAAGGGTATTTTCCAAGAACATTCAGGTACTTCCTCACATACCTGGAAGTCTTCGTCTTCCTTCAGGGCTGCTGCCTCTTCGTCGGTGACGTTCAGGAAGTGCGCGATGTTCTCGTCTATGTACCAGCTGTTGTTCTCGTCAAGGATGCCGAAGTTTATGGCAAAGTCTCTGTCAACTCCTTTTTGTTTTCCATCGTCACCAAGGTAACCTATTAAAGTTAGACAGGACGTCAAAATAGACTCATGTCAAGCAGTGAGACAGTTTGAAATACATAAAAGCTGCTTTAAGGAAAACCTTCTTCCCAGCCCTTCGCATGCGTCTCTACTCACCATGTGTCTTGACCCACCATGTGTCTCAATAAGTCACCATATGTCTAGCGTCTTTTCCCATCGCGTGTCTTTACTCAACACGTGTCTTTATCCACCATGTGTCTTAACTCACCCTATATCTTTACAAACCATGTGTCTTAGATCCGCCATGTGTTTTTCTCAGCATGTGTCCCTGCCAACAAGGCCTCCTTTATACCCACCATGCGTCTTTACCCATAATGCGTCTTTACCCACCATGCACATTCTCTCATGTTCGTTAAACACACATGACAGCAAACAAATTCACCATAACATGCAGACAGAAGGAACACATACCTGGTTTGCAGGTCACTATCGTTCCCGTCAAGCCCGCGTTCATGTCCCTGTCGGCAGCGACATGCGAATGGTACATCCAGGTCAAACATGGCGGATCGTCGTCAGCGGGAGCCTCGTTCTCAGTCACCTGCCACGTGTACACGTAAGTCTCGCCCGGTGGCACATGGTCGTCCGATTTGTTCGTACCGGAAGTACCGTCAAAGTAAAGGGCGCCTACATAAAACATCAGTCTTCTCAATCATTGATGTAGGTACACATGTAGGTATATTTATTCAGAGACATTCTCTCACAATAACCAAGTTCATAGTTTTACGTGCGCAAGTGCAGTATGATGCACTGTGTGTAAGACGCCAAATTTGGAGGCCTTTGTCCATTCTTCGTGTACTGCCAGGGGCAATCAACTTTGACACTGACTAGCTACCCACAACGCATTAttactgcacatgcgcacttcAACCTCTGAATAAGCTTATTCTCAGTGATGTTTAAGTAGGTTACAGTAATTAGCTAGGAATTAAGTGACAAGAAAATAGTACAGTGGAAGTATTTCGAAATCCGTACCTTCGCTGTTTTTCTCGTACAAAACTCCGTGAGGATGCATGCTGTAGTCCCGTGACGCCATGTTCTTGAAGTGGACAATGATGTCCTCCCCCACTTCTCCACTAATGGTAGGTCCCAGGTACCCTAACCATGTCGGGTGTTCTTTCTCCACGGTGAAGGTTCCGTCCGTGTATTCCCGGAACACTGCCTTCTTGTAGACGCTGCCTATCCGGTTTGGACCTGGCTCCAGGAACACGGCT includes the following:
- the LOC118428079 gene encoding hephaestin-like protein translates to MSAFLKAVCVLLLSACLAAGTNAPAKERHYYVACKEVWWDYAPGSYNKITNTAISADSDAAVFLEPGPNRIGSVYKKAVFREYTDGTFTVEKEHPTWLGYLGPTISGEVGEDIIVHFKNMASRDYSMHPHGVLYEKNSEGALYFDGTSGTNKSDDHVPPGETYVYTWQVTENEAPADDDPPCLTWMYHSHVAADRDMNAGLTGTIVTCKPGYLGDDGKQKGVDRDFAINFGILDENNSWYIDENIAHFLNVTDEEAAALKEDEDFQESNLMHGINGYLYGNLPGLDMCVGENVTWHLVGRGGEVDIHTIHFRGHEVSVQFHRTDTAGIFPASFATVVMEPRNVGEWMVSCQVGDHFLAGMQALYNVSGCGNVMPEETLEGTVRHYYIAAEMVTWDYAPSGINHFEGGSLLKDGSDSVVFFEQGPERIGGKYKKALYREYTDATFTVRKNRTQEEQHLGMLGPVIRSEVGDTIRVTFKNMADRPYSIEPHGVFYNKSNEGSSYGSDNKTAGGGVEPGGTFTYVWTVPPSVAPTERDPACLVNLYRSGVSLVKDAYSGLVGPLVVCKAGTLDSEGKRLDVSSSREFFLMLAVYDENQSWYLEDNIANFTESGTVGDTEDEDFAESNLMHGINGYMYANLPGLSMCTNDNVTWYVMGLGTEVDIHTLAFHGLTFQYHGQTRDSISIFPGSTETLEMVPDNEGDWAIKCVTNDHYSAGMKAKVSVETCDADGPQFWFRSSGNIRTFYIATVEEEWDYAQDKRDIYGDIVTNESSSLYDRIYSGPTMIGSQYKKALYREYTDSTFTVQKQRGPRDQHLGMLGPMIEAEIGDVILVYFKNMASHPYSMHPHGLLYSKWDEGALYEDKTSGVSKGDDVVEPNGMYAYTWFVPPRAGPTEKSDNCIPWAYYSSVDPVKDTSSGLIGPLVVCRQGTLGADGRRSDADREFVLMFTGTEESNSWYLDENIQNHCGNPDQVDPEDGDFVEANHMFAINGYVLHNLLGLEMVEDEDVVWYLMGMGTEVDTHTVHFHGQTFIHTTDNRRHHRGDVWDLFPGVFASARMRPENPGTWIIHCHVADHFDKGMMAFYTIKSREHQDDAKTTGLPNTKTTELPDAKTTGLSDANTTKSPEMQKTTKPDPGSVSAQKVEWTRTWQPFAIMGAVSVVTLLVGFMIGYLVIRKRNKGKGRNMEMTGYDNTGADL